Proteins from one Falco naumanni isolate bFalNau1 chromosome 2, bFalNau1.pat, whole genome shotgun sequence genomic window:
- the TLR7 gene encoding toll-like receptor 7: MVPRAKISNVSPFVLLFLFPMLLSGAWFPKSLPCEVKASEDMVTVDCTDRRLIEVPRGIPANATNLTLNINHIPHIYPTSFAHLENLVEIDFRCNCVPVRMGPKDHVCTRGPKIENGSFAALTRLKSLYLDANQLLEIPRGLPTSLSLLSLEANSIFSIRKTSLSELGNIEALYLGQNCYYRNPCNISFEIEKTAFLELKKLTILSLKSNNLTYIPPSLSSTLKELYIYNNMIQVIQEHDLSALHNLEILDLSGNCPRCYNAPYPCIPCPKSTIEIHSKAFYSLKNLRILRLHSNSLQSIPSSWFKNIRNLKELDLSQNFLMKEIGDAQFLKFIPSLVGLDLSFNFELKMYSPSLNLSKTFSSLSNLETLRLRGYVFKELREGNLDPLLRLRKLKVLDLGTNFIKVADLGVFKEFPALKLIDLSVNKISPSSSESNFYGFCTNPRISVEQYNRQVLQEMHYFRYDEYGRSCRSKDKEAASYKSSVKEECLKYGATLDLSRNNIFFISPADFRGLDSLRCLNLSGNAISQTLNGSEFSYLTGLKYLDFSNNRIDLLYSTAFEELKLLEILDLSNNKHYFLAEGVSHVLSFMKNLAHLKKLMMNENEISTSINTGMESQSLQILEFSGNRLDVLWMDGNARYLSFFKNLTSLEQLDISFNSLSFLPHGVFEAMPPQLKVLNLTNNRLKSFNWGDLHYLKKLVTLDLSNNLLTTVAQELSNCSSTLQELMLRNNHIQRLTKHFLRGAFKLKYLDLSSNKIQIIKKSSFPENVINNLKMLLLHGNPFKCNCDAVWFVWWINQTQVTIPLLATDVTCAGPGAHKGRSVVFLDLYTCELDTSYVILYALSASTVLGFMVFTVMSHLYFWDVWYSYHYCTAKLKGYRRLSLPDACYDAFIAYDNEDPAVNEWVLAELVERLEDQKARQFNLCLEERDWLPGQPVFDNLSQSIQLSKKTIFVLTNKYIKSGSFKTAFYMAHQRLLDEKMDVIILIFLEKILQKSRYVQLRKRLCRSSVLEWPTNPRSQPYFWQCLKNAIAMSNTLAYNKLLQETV, translated from the exons atg gTACCTCGTGCAAAGATCTCAAATGTGTCACCATTTGTCTTGCTCTTCTTATTTCCAATGCTGCTGTCAGGAGCTTGGTTTCCCAAAAGTTTACCCTGTGAAGTCAAAGCCTCTGAAGATATGGTGACAGTGGACTGCACTGATCGGCGTCTCATTGAAGTCCCCAGAGGGATCCCTGCAAATGCTACCAACCTCACCCTTAATATTAACCATATCCCCCATATTTATCCAACATCCTTTGCACATCTTGAAAACCTTGTGGAGATTGACTTCAGATGCAACTGTGTGCCTGTCAGAATGGGGCCAAAAGATCATGTGTGCACCAGGGGACCAAAGATTGAGAATGGCAGTTTTGCTGCTCTGACAAGATTGAAGTCATTGTATCTGGATGCAAACCAGCTTTTGGAAATACCCCGTGGTCTTCCTACTTCTTTAAGTCTGCTGAGCCTGGAAGCGAACAGTATCTTTTCTATACGAAAAACCAGTTTGTCAGAGCTAGGAAACATAGAAGCATTGTATTTGGGACAGAACTGTTACTATCGTAATCCATGcaatatttcatttgaaattgaaaaaacagcctttctggagctgaaaaaattaacaataCTATCCCTGAAGTCTAACAACTTGACTTATATTCCACCCAGTTTGTCATCTACTTTAAAGGAATTGTATATCTACAATAACATGATTCAAGTGATTCAAGAACATGATTTAAGTGCCCTTCACAACCTAGAAATTCTTGATCTGAGTGGTAATTGCCCACGTTGTTATAATGCCCCATATCCTTGTATACCCTGCCCCAAGAGCACAATTGAGATACATTCAAAGGCTTTTTATTCCTTGAAAAATCTAAGAATTTTGCGACTTCACAGTAATTCTCTTCAGAGCATACCCAGCAGCTGGTTTAAAAACATCAGGAATCTCAAAGAGCTTGACCTCTCCCAAAATTTCCTCATGAAGGAGATTGGAGATGCTCAGTTTCTGAAATTTATCCCCAGCCTTGTAGGGCTTGATCTGTCCTTTAATTTTGAACTGAAGATGTATTCCCCATCCTTGAATCTCTCCAAGACGTTTTCCTCCCTATCTAACCTGGAAACCCTGAGACTCAGGGGCTATGTCTTTAAAGAACTGAGAGAAGGAAATCTAGATCCATTGCTCCGTCTTAGAAAACTAAAAGTGCTGGATCTTGGGACTAACTTTATTAAAGTTGCTGACCTGGGAGTATTCAAGGAATTCCCAGCTCTCAAACTCATAGACCTCTCAGTGAACAAAATTTCTCCTTCTTCAAGTGAAAGCAACTTTTATGGATTTTGCACTAATCCTAGGATTTCAGTAGAGCAATACAACAGGCAAGTATTACAGGAGATGCATTATTTCAGGTATGATGAGTATGGGCGAAGTTGCAGATCCAAAGACAAGGAGGCTGCTTCATACAAATCTTCAGTTAAGGAAGAGTGCCTGAAATATGGAGCAACTCTGGATTTAAGTAgaaacaacatatttttcattagcCCTGCAGACTTCCGTGGTCTTGATTCCCTCCGATGCCTCAACTTGTCAGGTAATGCAATAAGTCAAACTTTAAATGGAAGTGAATTCTCCTACTTGACTGGCTTGAAATACCTGGATTTTTCTAATAACAGGATTGACTTACTATACTCAACTGCTTTTGAAGAGCTAAAACTTTTAGAAATTCTAGACCTGAGCAATaacaaacattattttctggCAGAAGGTGTTAGTCATGTGCTTAGTTTTATGAAAAACTTGGCCCACCTGAAGAAGCTGATGATGAATGAGAATGAGATTTCTACCTCAATTAACACAGGAATGGAAAGTCAATCTCTTCAAATTTTAGAATTCAGTGGAAATCGTTTAGATGTTTTATGGATGGATGGGAATGCTAGATACTTGTCATTCTTCAAGAACTTGACCAGCCTGGAACAACTAGATATTTCCTTCAACTCACTCAGTTTTTTGCCTCATGGTGTTTTTGAAGCTATGCCTCCACAACTCAAGGTCCTTAACTTAACCAATAACCGGCTGAAGAGTTTCAACTGGGGGGACCTCCACTATCTGAAGAAACTAGTAACTCTGGACCTCAGCAATAACCTTCTTACTACTGTTGCCCAAGAACTGTCCAATTGCTCTTCAACGCTCCAAGAACTGATGCTCCGAAACAATCACATTCAACGGCTAACCAAACATTTTCTCAGAGGCGCTTTCAAGTTGAAATACTTGGACCTCAGCTCAAACAAGATCCAAATAATTAAGAAATCTAGCTTCCCTGAAAATGTCATTAACAACctgaagatgctgcttttgcatGGCAACCCTTTCAAGTGCAATTGTGATGCCgtgtggtttgtttggtggATCAACCAGACTCAAGTGACTATTCCTCTTCTGGCCACAGATGTGACCTGTGCTGGCCCAGGGGCACATAAAGGGAGGAGTGTTGTTTTCTTGGATCTGTATACCTGTGAGCTGGACACCTCGTATGTAATCCTGTATGCTCTGTCAGCTTCAACTGTCCTAGGCTTCATGGTGTTCACCGTGATGAGCCATCTCTATTTCTGGGATGTGTGGTACAGTTACCATTACTGCACTGCCAAGTTGAAGGGCTATCGGCGGTTATCTTTGCCAGATGCTTGCTACGATGCTTTTATTGCCTATGACAATGAAGATCCAGCTGTGAATGAGTGGGTGCTGGCAGAACTGGTTGAAAGGCTGGAAGATCAAAAAGCCAGACAGTTCAATTTATGCCTGGAAGAAAGGGACTGGCTGCCAGGACAGCCAGTCTTTGACAACCTTTCCCAGAGCATTCAGCTGAGCAAAAAGACCATATTTGTGCTGACCAACAAGTATATTAAAAGTGGCAGCTTCAAGACAGCATTTTACATGGCCCACCAGCGACTTCTAGATGAAAAAATGGATGTCATTATACTGATATTTCTTGAGAAGATTTTGCAGAAGTCCCGGTAtgtccagctgaggaagagGCTGTGCAGAAGTTCTGTCCTGGAGTGGCCAACCAACCCTCGATCTCAGCCCTACTTCTGGCAGTGTCTGAAAAATGCAATAGCTATGAGCAATACGCTGGCTTACAACAAGCTTCTCCAAGAAACTGTTTAG